The sequence GAGCGTCGGGGTGGCGGTGTCGAGCGCGAGGACCAGCACGACCGATCAGCGTAGGCGAGTGCCGGCCGCCACCTCGTGGACGATCTCCAGGTCGCCGTCCGCGAGCGCGCGCAGCGCAGCCGGGCTCAGCTCGACCAGCTACACCCGCACGTCCACGGCGGAAGGCTGTCGGCGGCCGGTCGTCCTCCGCGGCCGGCTGATCCGGACGGCTCAGGTCGCGTCGACCCGGGCCGTCCACCCTGGGCCGTGCGGCACCAGCAGCGCCGTGCGGACGTCGTTCTCGCGGCGGTCCAGTTGCACCTCGAGGTGCTCGTCGGCCAGCTGCTCGACCAGTCCCTGCCCCCACTCGACCACGGTCACCGACTCCTCCGTCGAGGCGTCCAGATCGAGGTCGTCGACGTCGGCGTGCCCGCCCAGGCGGTAGGCGTCGACGTGCACGAGGGGGATGCGGCCGTCCGCGTGCACACGGGCGATGACGAACGTCGGCGAGGTGACCGGCTCGCGGACGCCCAGGCCGGCACCGATGCCCTGGGTCAGGGCGGTCTTGCCCGCCCCCAGGGGGCCGACCAGCACGAGCAGGTCGCCGGGCCGGGCGAGCGCGGCCAGCGCCTCGCCCAGGGCGTGGGTGTCGGCCAGGGTGGGCAGCTCGTGCGCGCGCTTCACGGTGTCTCCCGCGCGCCGACCAGGTACGCCAGCCGGCGGAGGTCCGCGGCCAGCGCGGCCCGCGGCGCACCGTTGGGCCCGAACCGGATGGCCGCCGACGGGTGGTAGGTGACGTGCAGCCCCCGGCCCTCCCACGGGACGGGCCCGGTCTCCCGCGCCCGGGCGAGCACCGTCCGCGGGCCCAGGAACCACTTCGCCGCAGAGAGGCCGAGGGCGAGGACGGCCGGCGGGTCGAGCAGCTCGAGCTGGCGCCGCAGCCAGCCGCTGCAGCGGGCCACCTCGTCGGCCCGGGGCGTCCGGTTGCCGGGCGGGCGGCACTTCACCACGTTGAGCACCGCCGTCCGGCTCCGGTCCAGCCCCGCCTCGGCCAGCAGCTGGTCCAGCAACGCCCCGCTCCTGCCCACGAACGGCCGGCCGGTCTCGTCCTCCGTCGCGCCCGGGGCCTCTCCGACGATCGCCACGAGCGGGCGGTCGGTGACCGGGACGTCGCCGACGACGACGTGGCGCCGCGCGGCCACCAGCTCGGGACAGGCCAGGCACCCGCTCGCCGAGCGGGCCAGGGACCCCCAGTCCGGGGCCGCCCCGGCGGCGCGTGCCACCTCTTCGGCGGCGGCGTCGAGCCGGGGCGGACGGGGTGCGGCCACCCGCGCACCCTAACCGCGGGCGCGGGGACGCTCCCCCCGGGACCACCTCCACGCGGGCCGTGCTCCCGGCGGGCCGGCCCGGTCGCCGCTCGCGCGGGGTCCGCCACAGCGACGCCAGGCTCGCCGCCTACCGCGGCGGGGCGGCCGCGTCAGCCCGTCACTTCCACGCTGTGGCCGGCGGCCACGCGCCGGAGCAGGGCGGTCAGCGCACGGCTCACCTCGTCGGGCTCCTCCAGGGTCACCATGTGCCCGGCGCCCGGGACGACGACGTAGTCGACGGCGTTCTCCCCCGTCTGCTCGAGCCGCTCCACGATGAGGTCGCTGTGCTCCTTGGGGATCATCTTGTCCCGGTCCCCGGTCAGGACGAGCGTGGGCACCCGGCGCAGGGGTTCCAGCCGGCCGGTCTCGTCGAGGCCGGCCAACGCCGGGTAGAACTCCGCGATCACGTCGACGGGGGTGCCGGCGATCATCGCATCGACGTAGCGGACGAGGGCGGGGTCGACGTCGGCCGAGCCGAACGACAGCGCCCTCGTCGCCGCCGACACCAGCTCGGCGGCCGCCCGGCGGGTGCGCTCGGCGAAGGCCGGCCGGTACCGCATGGTCCACGCGGCGACCGGCAGCACCGCGGCCCGGACGCGGGTGAGCATCTCGGGCAGGCCGAGGCTGAGCCCGGCCAGGTTGCCGCTGGAGGTGGAGACCAGCGCGGCACCCTTGACCCGGGTGCCGAACAGCTCCGGCCGCATCGCCGCCAGGCCCATGATCGTCATGCCGCCCATGGAGTGCCCGACGAGGACGACCGGCCCCCGCGGAGCCCGGGCGTCCAGGACCGACCCGAGGTCGGCGGCCAGCTGCTCGATCGTGGAGTGCTCGGCCGGGCCGCGGCCGGACGAGCCGTGGCCCCGCTGGTCGTAGAAGATCAGGCGCGCCTGCGGGCGGTGCCCGTTCCCGGTGGCCAGCTCCGCGGCGAGCGTGCGCCGCTGGAAGGCCCACGACCCCATCGACAGGGTGTAGCCGTGCACGAAGACGACGGTCAGCGGGGCGTCCCGCGGCCCGATCTCCTCCACGGCGAGCAGCACGCCGTCGTCGGCCTGGACCAGCGCGGTGCGGTCGGCCGGTCGGGCCGCGACGCCCAGCGGGTCGACCTGGCGGAGTTGCCCGTCGGTCAGCTCGCGCGGCAGCTCTGCGGCCGGGCCGAGCTCGGCGGCGCGCACGCGGCGCGCGGCGATGCGGCTGACGGCCATTCCGGCGGCGGTGCCGGCGGCCGCCAGCCCGAGGACCGCGCCGAGCAGGCCGGCGGTCTGCGCGCGGGTGTGCCGGCCCGCGGGCGGGCGGGTGCGCACCATCAGACCGCCCCCGCCGAGCCGACGTACCGGCGGGTGAACCGGCCACCGATCCGGGTGACCAGCTCGTAGTGGATCGTGTCGACGGCGTCGGCCCACTGCTGGGCGGTCGGCTCCCCGTCGCTCCCCGGGCCCCAGAGCACCACCTCGTCGCCGGGCGCGACCGGGTCGTCCCCGACGTCGACGACGAACTGGTCCATGCACACCCGCCCGGCGATCGTCCGCTGCCGCCCGGCCGCGAGCACCGGGGCCCGGTTCCCGCCGGCCCGCGGCACCCCGTCGGCGTAGCCGGCCGGCACGAGGGCGAGCGTCGTCTCGGCCGCGGTGGCGTAGGTGTGCCCGTAGGACACCCCCGCCCCGGCGGCCACCCGCTTGGTCAGCGCGACGCGGGCGCGCACCGTCATCGCCGGCCGGAGACCGTGGTCGGCGGCGTTCCCGCCCAGCGGGTCCAGCCCGTAGACGGCGATGCCCGGGCGCACCATGTCGAACCAGGTGCCCGGCAGGGCCACGGTGGCCGCGGAGTTCGCCAGGTGGCAGCGGGCCTCGGTCAGCCCGGCCGCGCGCGCGAGGGCGATCGCCTCCTCGAACACCCGCACCTGGGCGGCGATGGTGGGGTGCGCCGGGGCGTCGGCGTAGGCCATGTGGCTCCACACCCCCACCACGGCGACGTCGCCGTCGCCCTGGGCCCGCGCGGCTGCGTCCACCAGCCCCGGCCACTCGGCCATGGGAGCGCCCTCGCGGGAGAGCCCGGTGTCGACGAACAGGTGCAGCCGTGCGGTGCGGCCGGTCGCGCGGGCGGCGGCCACCACCTCCGCGAGGCCCCAGGCGGCGTTCACCGACACCTCGACGTCGGCGGCGAGCGCCGCGGTGAAGTCGGCGCCCGGCCCGTGCAGCCACGCGAGCACCGGCGCGGTGATCCCGGCGGCCCGCAGCGCCAGCGCCTCGTCCAGGACGGCCACCCCGAGCTGGTCGGCCCCGCCGACGAGGGTCGCGCGCGCGGCGGGCACCAGGCCGTGCCCGTAGCCGTCGGCCTTCACGACCGCCATCAGCGGGCGGCCGACGCGCTCGCGCAGCACCGCGGTGTTCGCCGCGATCGCGTCGAGGTCGACGACGACCTCTGCTCCGGTCCCGTTCGTCACGGCTCCGAGTCTGGCAGGCCGCCCGACCGGGCACCGCGTACCCGGTCGATCGCCGCGGGGAGGTGCCGCACGAGGTCGCCGGCGATCAGCGGGCCGTTCGCCGCGGCGACCTGGCCGGCCCGCCCGTGCACGTGCGCCGCCGTAGCGGCCGCCTCCGCTGCCGGCAGCCCCGTGGCCAGCAGCGCGCCGGCGATGCCGGACAGGACGTCGCCGGTGCCCGCCGTGGCCAGCCAGGGGGTGCCGGTGGCGTTGACGAAGGCGGTGCCGTCCGGGCCGGCGACCACGGTGGCCTCTCCCTTGAGCAGGACGACGACGCCCAGATCCCCGGCCAGCCGCCGCGCGGCGCCGATCCGGTCGTCGCCGACCGTTCCGCCACCGGCTCCACCGCCCCCGGCCGACCCGAACCGCGCGAACTCCCGGTCGTGGGGCGTCAGCACGGTGGGAGCCGCACGCTGCCGCACCAGCTCCGGCTCCCGGGCGAGCAGCGTCAGCGCGTCGGCGTCCACGAGCACCGGCAGGTCGGTGCCGAGCACCTCGGCCAGGACGCTGCGCGCGTCGTCGTCGGTGCCCGTGCCGGGGCCCACCACCCAGGCCTGCACCCGGCCGGCGTCGGCCGGGCGACCCTCGGTCACGATGGCCTCCGGCCAGGCGGCGCGCACGCCCTCGGCGGCTGTGCCGGCGTAGCGGACCAGTCCGGGCCGGGTGCGCAGCGCGGCCCCGGTGCACAGCACGCCGGCGCCCGGATAGGTGGCCGAGCCGGCGACGACGCCGACGACCCCTTGCGAGTACTTGTCGTCGTCGGCGTCCGGGACCGGCAGCCGCGCGGCCGCGTCGGCGTCGGTGAAGCGGCCGGCGGAGGGCCGGGGCAGGTGCGGACCCAGCCCGATGTCGACCAGGTGCACCTCGCCGGCGTGACCGCGCCCCTCCCCCACGACCAGCCCTGGCTTGACCGCACCGAAGGTGACCGTGTGCGTGGCGGGGAAGGCGGCGCCCTCGACGGCCCCGGTGTCGGCGTCCACCCCGCTCGGCACGTCGACGGCGACCATCAGCGCGGGCCCGGCGGCCGCCCGCTCGACCAGCGCGGCGGCCTCCGGCCGCAGGCCGCCGGTGCCGCCGATGCCGACGATCCCGTCGAGGACCAGGTCCGCGCGATCGAGGACCGGCCCGGCCGCCCCGGGCGGCACGCTGCGGCCGCCGGCGGCGCGCAGCGCGGACAGGCCCGCGGCGTGCGCCCGTGCGGGATCGAGCAGGACTGCCGTGACCCGTGCCCCCCGGGCGGCCAGCCGGGCGCCGGCGAACAGCGCGTCGCCACCGTTGTTGCCCGCGCCCACGAGCAGCCCGACACGGGCGCCGTAGGAGCGGCCCAGCAGCCGGAGGCAGACGGTGGCCAGCCCCGCGGCCGCGCGCTGCATGAGCGCGCCATCGGGCAGGGAGGCGAGCAGCGGGGCCTCGGCCGCCCGGATCTCCGCGGCGGGATGCAGTCCGATCACGTGCCCTCCCGGGCCAGGCCCTCGGCGACGACGACCGCCGAGGCGATGCCGCCGTCGTGGCTGAGCGAGACGTGCCAGGCGGTGACACCGAGCTGCGCCGCCCGGCCGGCCACCGAGCCCCGGACCTCCAGGTGTGGGCGGCCGTGCTCCCCGACGGTCACCTCCGCGTCGTGCCAGTGCAGGTCGCCGGGGGCGCCGAGGGCCTTCGCGAGCGCCTCCTTGGCGGCGAACCGCGCGGCCAGCGACTCACCGGTGCGCGGGCCTCCCGAGGGCGTGCGCTGCTCGTCGGTGGTGAACAGCCGGTCCCGCAGCCCCGGCGTCCGGGCGAGCGAGGACGCGAAGCGGTCCACCGGCACGACGTCGATCCCGACCCCGATGATCATCCGCCCAGTCTGCCGCCTGCCCGCCGTCCTGGCTCACCGCAGCGGGTCCTGGCTCACCGTCGACGGTGAGCCAGGGCCACGGCCTGGACCCGGGTGACCTGGATCGTCGGGGAACTCACTCCACCGTGACGCTCTTGGCCAGGTTCCGCGGCTGGTCGACGTCGTAGCCGCGCGTGTCGGCGATCTCGCAGGCGAGCACCTGGAGCGGCACCGTGGTCACCACCGGGGCCATGAGCGTGGGCGTGCGCGGCACCCGGATCAGGTGGTCGGCGTAGGGCAGCACGTCGTCGTCGCCCTCTTCGGCGATGACGATCGTCCGCGCTCCGCGCGCCCGGACCTCCTGGATGTTCGAGACGACCTTGCCGTGCACCGAGTTGCGGCTGCGCGGCGAGGGCACCACGACCACCACGGGGGTGCCCTGGTCGATCAGGGCGATCGGCCCATGCTTGAGCTCGCCGGCGGCGAAGCCCTCGGCGTGGATGTAGGCCAGCTCCTTGAGCTTCAGCGCGCCCTCCAGCGCCACGGGGAAGCCGACGTGGCGGCCCAGGAACAGGATCGTGTTCGCGTCGGCCAGCGACCGGCCCAGCTCGCGCACCGGCTCCATCTGCTCGAGGACCTGCGCGACGGCGTCGGGCAGCAACCGGAGGTCGTCGACGATCGCGGCGATCTCGTCCTCGTACTTCACCCCGCGCACCTGGGCGAGGAACAGCCCGACCAGGTAGCAGGCCACGACCTGGCTGAGGAACGCCTTGGTCGAGGCGACGGCGATCTCGGGGCCGGCGTGGGTGTAGAGGACGGCGTCGGACTCCCGCGGGATCGTCGAGCCGTTGGCGTTGCAGATGGCCAGCACGCGGGCCTTCTGCTCCTTGGCGTGCCGCAGCGCCATCAGGGTGTCCATCGTCTCGCCGGACTGGCTGATGACGATGACCAGCGTGGAGCGGTCGAGGACGGGGTCGCGGTAGCGGAACTCGCTGGCGACCTCGACCTCGACGGGGATGCGGGTCCAGTGCTCGATGGCGTACTTCGCGATCAGGCCCGCGTGGTAGCTGGTGCCGCAGGAGACGACGAAGATCTTGTCGACGTCGCGCAGCTCCTGGTCCGACAGGCGCACCTCGTCGAGCACCAGCTCGCCGTTCTCGGCCAGGCGGCCGAGCAGGGTGTCGGCGACCGCCTGCGGCTGCTCGGCGATCTCCTTGAGCATGAACCAGTCGTAGCCGCCCTTCTCGGCGGCGGCCGCGTCCCAGTCGACCGTGTAGGCGGTCGGCTCGGCCGGCGTGCCGTCGAAGCCGGTCACCGACAGCCCGCGGGTGCGGTCGATCTCGACGACCTGGTCCTGGCCGAGCTCGCGGGCCTCCCGGGTGTGGCCGATGAAGGCGGCGACGTCGGACCCCAGGAAGTACTCGCCCTCCCCGACCCCGACCCCGACCACGAGCGGACTGCTGCGGCGGGCGGCGACGAGGGTGTCCGGCTCGGCGACGTGCGTGGCGACGAGGGTGAACGCGCCCTCCAGCCGCTGGCAGACGGCCCGCATCGCCTCGGCCAGCCGCCCGGACCCCTCGGGGGTGGTCTCGTAGACGGCGGCGAGCAGGTGGGCGACCACCTCGGTGTCGGTCTCGGAGGTGAACTCCACGCCGGCGGTCTCGCACTCGGCCCGCAGCGCCGCGAAGTTCTCGATGATCCCGTTGTGGATCACCGCGACCGCGCCGTCGGCGGAGACGTGCGGATGGGCGTTGCGGTCGGTCGGGCCACCGTGGGTGGCCCAGCGGGTGTGCCCGATGCCGATCGTGGCCTCCGGCAGCGGCTGGTCGGCCAGCACCTTCTCCAGGTTGGCCAGCTTGCCGGCCTTCTTCGCCGTGCTCAGCTCACCGCCGGCGACGACGGCGATGCCCGCGGAGTCGTACCCGCGGTACTCGAGCCGGCGCAGCCCCTCGAGGACGACGCCGAGGGCGTCCTGAGGGCCGACGTATCCCACGATGCCGCACATTGGACCGAGGGTACCGGGAGCCGACCGGCCATCGTGCCCGCGCGCGGGTCCCCGCAGCCCCGACGGGTGAGGCGGTCAGCCCGCCGCGGCGACGACGGCCGCGAGACGCCGGGCGACGGTGTCGGCCTGCTCCTGGGTGGGAGCCTCCACCATCACGCGGACCAGCTGCTCGGTGCCCGACGGGCGCAGCAGCACCCGGCCGGCGTCGCCCAGCTCCGCCGCCACCGCGTTGACGGCGGCGGCGACCTCGTCGCTCTCGGCGACGGCGAGCCGGTCGGAGACGGGGACGTTGATCAGCACCTGCGGCAGCCGCTGCACCACGGAGGTCAGCTCCGCCAGGGAAGCGCCGGTGGCGGCCATGCGGGAGAGCAGGGCCAGGCCGGTGAGCAGCCCGTCGCCCGTGGTGGCGTGGTCCAGGAAGACCAGGTGCCCGCTCTGCTCCCCGCCGAGGCTGAGGTCGTGCGCGCGCAGGGTCTCCAGCACGTAGCGGTCGCCCACGGCCGTGGTGCTCACCGAGATGCCGGCGTCGCGCATGGTGTGGTGGAAGCCGAGGTTGCTCATCACCGTGGCGACGACGGTGTCGGACTTCAGCGCCCCGCGCTCGTGCAGGGCCAGCGCGCACACCGCGAGGATGGCGTCGCCGTCGACGACGTCACCGGCGGCGGTCACGGCGAGGCAGCGGTCGGCGTCACCGTCGTGGGCGATGCCGATGTCGGCGCCGCGCTCGCGGACGGCCGCGATCAGCGGCTCGAGGTGGGTGGATCCGACGCCGTCGTTGATGTTCCAGCCGTCGGGCTCGCAGCCGATCGCGTGGACGGTGGCCCCGGCGCGGCGGTAGACCTCCGGCGCGGCGGCGGCGGCCGCACCGTGGGCGGCGTCGACGACGACGGACAGCCCGGTCAGGGGCCGGTCCACGGTGGAGAGCAGGTGCTCGACGTAGGCGTCGGTCCCGTCGGCCAGCGCGCTCACGCGGCCGATCAGGTTGCCCGTGGGGCGGTGCCCTTCCAGCGAGTCGGAGGTGACGGTCCGCTCGATCGCGGCCTCGAGCGCGTCGGGGAGCTTGTGCCCACCCCGGCTGAACAGCTTGATGCCGTTGTCGGGCATCGGGTTGTGGCTGGCCGAGATCATGACGCCGAGGTCGGCGTCGCTGCGGCCGGTCAGCCAGGCCAGCGCCGGCGTGGGGACCACCCCGGCGAGGTGCACCTCGGCTCCGGCGCTCGTGAGGCCCGCGACGACCGCGGCCTCGAGCATCTCCCCGCTGGCGCGGGGGTCGCGGCCGACGACCGCGACGGGACGCGAGGTCCCGTCGCGGTCGGCGAGCACGCTTGCGGCGGCACGCGCCACCGAGAGGGCCAGCTCCGGCGTGAGGTCGGAGTTGGCCCGACCCCGGACGCCGTCGGTCCCGAAGAGGCGACCCACGGACGTACCGGTCAGCGCTTGGAGTACTGAGGCGCCTTGCGGGCCTTCTTGAGCCCGTACTTCTTGCGCTCCTTGACCCGCGGGTCACGGGTCAGGAAGCCGGCCTTCTTGAGGGCGGGGCGGTCCTCGGCCTCGACCTCGATGAGGGCGCGGGCGATGGCCAGGCGCAGCGCGCCGGCCTGGCCCGTGACGCCGCCACCCTTGAGGATGCCGACGACGTCGTACTGCTCGCCCTTCTCCAGGGTCACGAACGGCTCACGGATGAGCTGCTGGTGCACCTTGTTGGGGAAGTACTCCTCGAGGGTCCGGCCGTTCAGGGTGAACTGGCCGGTGCCGGGGAGCAGCCGGACGCGGACGACCGCTTCCTTGCGCCGGCCGACGGTCTGGACCGGACGCCCGTCGGCGTCGGTCACGGTCAGTGCGCTGGTCACTGGGCCACCTGCTTGATCTCGTAGGTCTGGGGCTGCTGCGCGGCGTGCGGGTGCTCCGGGCCGGCGTAGACCTTGAGCTTCTTCAGCATCTGCCGACCGAGGGTGTTGTGCGGGAGCATGCCCTTGATCGCGCGCTCGATGACCCGGTCGGGGTGCGTGCGCAGCTGGTCGCCGACGTTGATGGTCTTGAGACCACCCGGGTGACCGGAGTGCCGGTAGGCGAGCTTGTCGTCCCGCTTCGACCCCGTCAGGGCGACCTTGCCGGCGTTGACGATGACGACGAAGTCGCCGACGTCGACGTGCGGGGCGTACTGGGGCTTGTGCTTGCCGCGCAGGAGCTGCGCGGTCTGGCTGGCCAGTCGACCGAGCACCACGTCAGTGGCGTCGATGACGTGCCAGGCCCGGGCGACCTCGCCGGGCTTGGGGGTGTACGTGCGCACGGCGCTCGTGTCCTCCGTCGTCGTCGGGATGGCTGGTGGGATCGCCTCACCGAGCACGGGAGACAGCGACGACGCGCGGGCACCAGCCGGCACACGCGCCAACCGAGCACGATACCAGCCCGAGCCACGACCTCGACCTGGCCCTCCTGCAGGGCCCGTCGCGAGTCTACGAGCGGTGGGGGGCAGCAGGGTCCTCGATCTCACGCAGGCGGCCGGTCTCCACGTCGTAGACGGTTCCGCGGACCTCGTGCGAGAGCAGGTACGGGCAGTCCTGCAGCAGGCGGATGGACTCGCGCACGTCGGCGTCGACGTCGGTGAAGGTGCGCGCGGCCCACGGCGGCCGACGGCCCGTGGCCTTCTCCACCAGGTCGGCGAAGTCGACGTCGTTGCTCTTCTGCAGCCCGCAGTCGGTGTGGTGCACCAGCACGATCTCGCGGGTGCCGAGCAGGTGCTGGGAGATCGTCAGCGAACGGACGGTGTCCTCGGTGACCACCCCGCCGGCGTTGCGGATGACGTGCGCGTCACCCACCTCGAGCCCCAGCAGCGGGAACAGCGGCATCCGCGAGTCCATGCAGGCGACGACGGCGACCTTCCGCGCCGGCGCCACCGGCTTGCTGCCGGGGAACTGCTGCGCCCACTGCTCGTTCGCCTCGAGCATCCGGTCGATCTCGGCCATGCGGCCCCCTCCCTCTCCTGGTGGTGCCGGGGACACTAACCGGCGGGCGGCGAGGTGCGCCCGGGCGGAATCGGCCAGGATGGGCTGGTGCGCACGGTCGAGGAACACCAGGCGGTGGTGGACGCCCTGCTGCAGGCCTCCCCCGAGGAGACGGTGCCGCTCGCGGCGGCCCACGGCCGGGTGCTGTCCCGCGACGTCGTCGCCGCGGTGCCGCTGCCGGGGTTCGACAACTCCGCGATGGACGGCTACGCCGTGCGCTGGGCCGAGGTCGGCGGCGCGGGCCTCCCCGTCCGGCTGCCGGTGGCCGAGGACATCCCGGCCGGGCGCACCGACGTCGTCCCGCTGGCGCCGGGCACGGCACACCGCATCATGACCGGCGCCCCGCTGCCCCCCGGAGCCGACGTCGTCGTCCCGGTCGAGCTGACCGACGGCGGCACCGACGTCGTCGAGCTGCGGGACTGCCCCCCGGTCGGCAGCCACCTGCGCCGCGCCGGCGAGGACATCGCGGCCGGCACCGTCGCCCTCTCCCCCGGCGCACCGCTCGGCGCCGCGCAGCTCGGGCTGGCCGCCGCCGTGGGCATCACCGAGCTGCGGGTCCGGCGGCGCCCCCGGGTGCTGGTGCTCTCGACCGGCAGCGAGCTGGTCGCCCCCGGCGAGGAGCTCGCCCCGGGCCAGATCTACGAGTCGAACTCGATGCTGCTGGTGGCGGCGGTCGAGGAGGCGGGCGGCACCGCCCGGCGGCTGCACTTCGTCCCCGACGACGTCGACCAGTTCCTCGGCACGGTCCGGGCGGAGCTCGCGACCGCGGACCTGCTGGTCACCAGCGGCGGCGTGAGCGCCGGCGCCTACGAGGTCGTGAAGGACGCCTTCGGGACCCTGGGCACCGTCGACTTCGTCAAGGTCGCGATGCAGCCCGGCGGGCCGCAGGGCGCCGGCACGGTCGACGGCGTGCCGGTGGTCACCCTCCCCGGCAACCCGGTGAGCGCGTTCGTCTCCTTCGAGGTCTTCGTCCGCCCGGCGCTGCGCCGGGCGCTCGGGCACACCGCGCCGGACCGGCTGCGCGTCCCGGCCCGGCTCGCCGGCCCCTTGCGCTCGCCCGCCGGCCGGCGCCAGTTCCTGCGCGGCCGCTACGACGGCGGCGTCGTCTCCCAGGTCGGCGGCCCCGGGTCGCACCTGGTCGCGCACCTGGCCCGCGCCAACTGCCTGGTGGTCGTCCCCGAGGACGTCACCGAACTGCCCGCCGGCGCCGAGGTCGACGTCGTGCTGATCGAGGGAGCGCTCCAATGACCGAGACACGTCTCACCCACGTCGACGAGCACGGGGCCGCGCGCATGGTCGACGTCAGCGCGAAGGGGGTCACCGCCCGGGAGGCGACCGCCGCCGGCCGGGTGCTGGTCAGCCGGGAGGTCGTCGACCTGCTCCGCGGGACCGGCGTGCCCAAGGGCGACGCGGTCGCCGTGGCCCGGATCGCCGGCATCGCCGGGGCCAAGCGGACGCCCGACCTCGTCCCGCTGTGCCACCCCATCGCGCTGCACGGCGTCACCGTCGAGCTCGAGGTGACCGATGACGCCGTCGAGATCACCGCGACCGCCCGCACGGCGGACCGCACCGGTGTGGAGATGGAGGCGCTGACCTCGGTCGCCGTCGCCGGGCTGACGATGATCGACATGGTGAAGGCGGTCGATCCGCGGGCGTCGATCACCGACGTGCGGCTGCTGCGCAAGAGCGGCGGCAGGAGCGGGGAGTGGACCCGGTGAGCGAGCTGCCGATGGCCGCCCGGGCGTGGGTGCTGACGGCCTCGAACCGGGCCTACGCGGGCGTGTACGAGGACCGCAGCGGTCAGGCGCTCGCCGCCGGGCTGCGCGGGCTCGGCTTCGCCGTCGAGGGGCCGCACGTGCGCCCCGACGACGTCGACGAACTCGAGGCGGTCATCCGGGCGGCGGTGGACCTCGGGGTCGACGTGGTCGTCACCACCGGCGGGACCGGCCTCTCCCCCACCGACGTCACCCCGGAGGCCACCCGCCGGGTGCTCGAGCGGGAGGCGCCCGGCCTCGCCGAGGCCGTCCGGCGGTACGGCAGCGACAACGGCGTGCCGACGGCGGTGCTCTCCCGCGGGGTGGCCGGCACCGCGGCCCGCACGCTGATAGTCAACCTGCCCGGCTCCACGGGCGGGGTGAAGGACGGCCTCGCCGTCCTCGGGCCGCTGCTCCCGCACGTCGTGAGCCAGCTCCGTGGCGGCGACCATGCTTGATGTCGTCCTCCGGACGACACCGCGGCCAACGGCCGTCCCCCGGCTGCGTTGAGCGAGTCCGCGTCACCGTCGGAGGAGCCTCCGGCCCCGTCCGCCGGCACCGCCATCGCAGGCGGCTCACGGTGGCGAGGTGGCGTGGTCCGGTCGGTTCAGTCCAGCACGATCCGGTCCTGGTGGGTGTAGACGTTGCAGCCGTCACCCCGGAGGAAGCCGACCAGCGTGATGCCGACCTCGCGGGCCAGCTCCACGGCCAGCGACGACGGCGCCGACACCGCGGCGAG is a genomic window of Blastococcus sp. HT6-30 containing:
- the rplM gene encoding 50S ribosomal protein L13 → MRTYTPKPGEVARAWHVIDATDVVLGRLASQTAQLLRGKHKPQYAPHVDVGDFVVIVNAGKVALTGSKRDDKLAYRHSGHPGGLKTINVGDQLRTHPDRVIERAIKGMLPHNTLGRQMLKKLKVYAGPEHPHAAQQPQTYEIKQVAQ
- the glmM gene encoding phosphoglucosamine mutase encodes the protein MGRLFGTDGVRGRANSDLTPELALSVARAAASVLADRDGTSRPVAVVGRDPRASGEMLEAAVVAGLTSAGAEVHLAGVVPTPALAWLTGRSDADLGVMISASHNPMPDNGIKLFSRGGHKLPDALEAAIERTVTSDSLEGHRPTGNLIGRVSALADGTDAYVEHLLSTVDRPLTGLSVVVDAAHGAAAAAAPEVYRRAGATVHAIGCEPDGWNINDGVGSTHLEPLIAAVRERGADIGIAHDGDADRCLAVTAAGDVVDGDAILAVCALALHERGALKSDTVVATVMSNLGFHHTMRDAGISVSTTAVGDRYVLETLRAHDLSLGGEQSGHLVFLDHATTGDGLLTGLALLSRMAATGASLAELTSVVQRLPQVLINVPVSDRLAVAESDEVAAAVNAVAAELGDAGRVLLRPSGTEQLVRVMVEAPTQEQADTVARRLAAVVAAAG
- the rpsI gene encoding 30S ribosomal protein S9, which encodes MTSALTVTDADGRPVQTVGRRKEAVVRVRLLPGTGQFTLNGRTLEEYFPNKVHQQLIREPFVTLEKGEQYDVVGILKGGGVTGQAGALRLAIARALIEVEAEDRPALKKAGFLTRDPRVKERKKYGLKKARKAPQYSKR
- a CDS encoding carbonic anhydrase; protein product: MAEIDRMLEANEQWAQQFPGSKPVAPARKVAVVACMDSRMPLFPLLGLEVGDAHVIRNAGGVVTEDTVRSLTISQHLLGTREIVLVHHTDCGLQKSNDVDFADLVEKATGRRPPWAARTFTDVDADVRESIRLLQDCPYLLSHEVRGTVYDVETGRLREIEDPAAPHRS
- the glp gene encoding gephyrin-like molybdotransferase Glp — encoded protein: MRTVEEHQAVVDALLQASPEETVPLAAAHGRVLSRDVVAAVPLPGFDNSAMDGYAVRWAEVGGAGLPVRLPVAEDIPAGRTDVVPLAPGTAHRIMTGAPLPPGADVVVPVELTDGGTDVVELRDCPPVGSHLRRAGEDIAAGTVALSPGAPLGAAQLGLAAAVGITELRVRRRPRVLVLSTGSELVAPGEELAPGQIYESNSMLLVAAVEEAGGTARRLHFVPDDVDQFLGTVRAELATADLLVTSGGVSAGAYEVVKDAFGTLGTVDFVKVAMQPGGPQGAGTVDGVPVVTLPGNPVSAFVSFEVFVRPALRRALGHTAPDRLRVPARLAGPLRSPAGRRQFLRGRYDGGVVSQVGGPGSHLVAHLARANCLVVVPEDVTELPAGAEVDVVLIEGALQ
- the moaC gene encoding cyclic pyranopterin monophosphate synthase MoaC is translated as MTETRLTHVDEHGAARMVDVSAKGVTAREATAAGRVLVSREVVDLLRGTGVPKGDAVAVARIAGIAGAKRTPDLVPLCHPIALHGVTVELEVTDDAVEITATARTADRTGVEMEALTSVAVAGLTMIDMVKAVDPRASITDVRLLRKSGGRSGEWTR
- a CDS encoding MogA/MoaB family molybdenum cofactor biosynthesis protein; the protein is MSELPMAARAWVLTASNRAYAGVYEDRSGQALAAGLRGLGFAVEGPHVRPDDVDELEAVIRAAVDLGVDVVVTTGGTGLSPTDVTPEATRRVLEREAPGLAEAVRRYGSDNGVPTAVLSRGVAGTAARTLIVNLPGSTGGVKDGLAVLGPLLPHVVSQLRGGDHA